From Bacillus cereus group sp. RP43, the proteins below share one genomic window:
- a CDS encoding C4-dicarboxylate ABC transporter permease: MSQLQEQAVSLRKKEKKINVFVLLFGILVIATLLTYFLPTGEYARIEVNDRTTVDPNSFKLIESAPVGFFDMIKAVHTGMVEAGNIIFFLLIIGGFFGVLRATGTVDMLIATMARKLATREKLLIPVVTLFFAVGGSLMGMAEETLAYLPLIIPLALALGFDAITGTAIVIVGALSGFTTAIMNPFTVGLAQGIAELPMFSGIVFRLILFVIVYLVSVLYIYRYAMKVKKNPSIGIYGKYTKEDAKKLLQSSGKLTTRHKFILGAFVINYIVLAFGVIKFQWYITEITSLFLLLTIIIGLIGKLSADQIVNSFINGSASLLGGALIIGVSRAILVVLNEGHIVDPMLHQLSVSIKHIPDYLSVVGMYNFQALIHFVLASGTGHAMLTMPIMVPLADLLGITRQTAVLSFSFADGIGNMIFPTATTLMAGLAIAGISWTKWAKWILPLVFIHYLIGLVAVIIAHFIGYGPF, encoded by the coding sequence ATGAGCCAACTACAAGAACAGGCTGTTTCGCTTAGAAAAAAAGAGAAAAAAATTAATGTTTTTGTATTGTTATTCGGCATTCTCGTAATAGCGACTCTATTAACTTATTTTTTGCCGACCGGAGAATATGCACGGATTGAAGTGAATGACCGAACAACTGTAGACCCAAATTCTTTTAAATTGATAGAATCAGCTCCGGTCGGATTTTTCGATATGATAAAAGCTGTTCATACAGGAATGGTAGAAGCCGGCAATATTATATTTTTCTTATTGATTATCGGAGGATTTTTTGGCGTCTTAAGAGCAACAGGTACGGTTGATATGCTTATCGCTACAATGGCTAGGAAGTTGGCGACGCGTGAAAAACTATTGATTCCTGTCGTGACGCTGTTTTTCGCTGTAGGTGGCTCTTTAATGGGAATGGCGGAAGAAACACTGGCTTATCTTCCTCTTATCATTCCGCTGGCGTTGGCTCTGGGATTTGATGCAATTACAGGAACTGCTATCGTCATAGTAGGAGCATTGTCAGGCTTTACAACTGCCATCATGAATCCTTTCACAGTAGGACTTGCCCAAGGAATCGCAGAATTACCGATGTTCTCAGGCATAGTGTTTCGCCTTATTTTATTTGTTATCGTCTACCTTGTTTCAGTTCTTTATATCTATCGTTACGCAATGAAGGTAAAGAAAAACCCTTCTATAGGAATCTACGGAAAGTATACAAAAGAAGACGCGAAAAAGTTACTGCAATCAAGTGGGAAGTTAACAACAAGACATAAGTTCATCTTAGGAGCTTTTGTAATTAATTATATCGTTTTGGCGTTTGGTGTAATCAAATTCCAATGGTATATTACAGAAATTACATCTTTATTCCTTTTATTGACAATAATAATTGGACTCATCGGCAAACTATCTGCAGATCAGATTGTTAACTCCTTTATAAACGGATCTGCATCCTTGCTCGGCGGTGCTTTGATTATTGGTGTATCGCGCGCCATTCTTGTTGTATTGAATGAGGGACATATCGTTGACCCTATGCTGCATCAATTATCTGTATCAATCAAGCATATTCCGGACTATTTAAGCGTTGTTGGCATGTACAATTTCCAAGCTCTTATTCATTTTGTTCTAGCATCTGGCACCGGTCATGCGATGCTGACAATGCCGATTATGGTGCCACTTGCAGACTTATTGGGTATTACACGCCAAACTGCAGTGTTATCTTTCTCTTTTGCTGATGGAATCGGAAATATGATTTTTCCGACCGCTACGACCTTAATGGCAGGCTTGGCGATTGCAGGAATTTCTTGGACAAAGTGGGCAAAGTGGATTCTGCCACTTGTGTTCATTCACTATCTCATCGGATTAGTAGCTGTTATCATAGCTCACTTCATAGGATATGGTCCATTCTGA
- a CDS encoding CcdC protein domain-containing protein — MDSSSFYSIVIIIAALVIWRRTLAMYRPIKGNGTRILLPILFLLLPCIHIILNPKAHAAGWEWICAAIFGFLLSIPLIWTTHYELRFDQHIYAVRNKSFIITFLIVLIIRFLLRDYLKWLGPQTEAALFMTVALGYILPWRIISFIKFRQLYKSRIQTNNNIDLR, encoded by the coding sequence ATGGATTCTTCTTCGTTTTACTCTATTGTGATCATAATTGCTGCGTTAGTCATATGGCGTAGAACTTTGGCAATGTATCGCCCTATTAAAGGGAACGGAACCCGCATTCTCTTACCCATACTATTTTTGTTACTCCCCTGCATTCACATCATCTTAAATCCAAAAGCACATGCCGCTGGCTGGGAATGGATTTGTGCAGCTATCTTTGGATTTCTTTTGTCAATTCCACTTATTTGGACCACTCACTATGAACTCCGATTCGATCAGCATATTTATGCTGTAAGAAACAAGAGCTTTATTATTACCTTTCTCATCGTACTTATTATCCGTTTTTTACTTCGTGATTATTTAAAATGGCTAGGTCCACAAACAGAAGCAGCACTATTTATGACTGTAGCACTGGGATATATCTTACCTTGGAGAATTATCTCTTTCATCAAATTTCGTCAACTATACAAAAGTCGAATCCAAACTAACAATAACATTGACTTACGATAA
- the iadA gene encoding beta-aspartyl-peptidase: MITLIKNGEVYGPNYLGRKDILIADDKIAFIDDRIAIPNNFAPILVIDAANLLVVPGFIDSHVHIIGGGGEGGFKTRTPELMLTDITTAGITTLVGLLGTDGTTRKMESLLAKARALEEEGVSCFIHTGSYQVPVKTLTGKIEDDIILIDKIIGVGEIAISDHRSSEPTFEEIVKVATAARNGGILSGKAGLLEVHVGDGEGKLSLLHEIADKTNIPIRHFHPTHINRNEELFRAGIDYAKRGGYVDFTTSTTPQFLENGEVKCSEALRIMLEDGVPVGHITFSSDGQASLPFFDNNGEYAGLQVGKVSSLFHEVRESVLVEGIPLETALEVITMNPAQLLKLSSKGCIQTGKDADIVLLEKETLDIHSVIAKGKFMVENKVPIAKGTFE, from the coding sequence TTGATTACCTTAATAAAAAATGGAGAAGTATACGGACCCAACTACCTAGGACGGAAAGACATATTAATTGCAGATGATAAAATCGCATTCATAGATGATAGAATCGCAATTCCTAACAACTTTGCTCCTATTCTAGTCATTGATGCGGCAAATCTTTTGGTTGTTCCAGGATTTATCGATTCACACGTTCATATTATTGGTGGAGGCGGAGAAGGCGGATTCAAAACCCGCACACCTGAGCTGATGCTCACTGATATTACAACTGCAGGTATTACAACACTAGTCGGTTTACTCGGTACTGACGGGACAACACGTAAAATGGAAAGTCTGCTTGCCAAGGCGCGGGCACTTGAAGAAGAGGGAGTTTCTTGTTTCATTCACACAGGCTCCTATCAAGTGCCAGTAAAAACGCTGACGGGAAAAATCGAAGATGATATTATTTTAATTGACAAAATTATCGGTGTTGGAGAGATTGCTATCTCCGACCATAGATCATCAGAACCTACATTTGAGGAGATAGTTAAAGTCGCCACTGCCGCACGCAATGGCGGCATTCTGTCAGGAAAAGCTGGCCTATTAGAAGTTCATGTAGGGGACGGAGAGGGAAAACTTTCATTGTTGCATGAAATTGCAGATAAAACCAACATTCCGATTCGGCACTTCCATCCAACACATATAAACCGAAACGAAGAATTATTCAGAGCGGGTATTGATTACGCAAAACGAGGCGGTTACGTAGACTTTACCACAAGTACTACTCCTCAATTTTTGGAGAACGGAGAAGTGAAATGCAGTGAGGCATTACGTATAATGCTTGAAGATGGGGTCCCAGTCGGACACATCACCTTCTCCTCAGATGGACAGGCCAGCCTCCCTTTCTTTGACAATAATGGAGAGTATGCAGGCCTTCAAGTCGGAAAAGTATCTTCGCTATTTCACGAAGTACGAGAATCTGTTTTAGTGGAAGGTATTCCGTTAGAAACGGCACTGGAAGTCATTACCATGAATCCCGCACAATTGCTGAAGCTTTCAAGTAAGGGCTGTATCCAAACCGGGAAGGATGCTGACATCGTATTGTTGGAAAAAGAAACGTTGGATATTCACAGCGTCATTGCAAAAGGCAAGTTTATGGTAGAAAATAAAGTTCCGATAGCGAAGGGAACATTTGAATAG
- a CDS encoding FtsX-like permease family protein: MTFRQLAFNNVIRNQRIYLGHFFSSTFAVMIFFTYGLLIFHPNLQGELTNASTIMSTFGKIGFLLSYYLIFLFSFFLIFYSVSAFLKNRKKEFGLLMLHGMSYKQLHQLIFLENMLIGIPSILAGIGLGMVFSKLVLLISGSLLATKHTLAFYFPLKSMGITAISFFVLFLLISLFTSKMVKMNVLVELIKSEEKPKPAPKVSVWISFLAIILIGTGYFFVHHSIVALDYMSWNQLFLLVGVGVLLIVCGTYFFFTQLCVYVLSALKNREATFFKRINLLVISELMYRMKDNARTFFIVTIISAVSFTAIGVCTAIANPELAKHETPYAFTYQSDKGNTLEESHIEEIKKQLKESGFSYKLVATKFKRAQNGPSLINLSTYNEYAKKLGYEIEKLTNENESIIIISQKNQKTAEYLNPFELKYGELEVSLSVQKTVYIPELTTTLESPYIVSDAVYNKVLNVQQEGVLRDYTIYGFIVKNWPETTAISTKLMKFIGTSQDDYYTFSSLNLKWLELKQQNGLFSITSVLVGILFFVFTLSFLYFRLFTDLERDQEQYQMISKLGLSQKELKQIVTKQMMILFFLPIVVAMVHSSFAFLTFHQLGQRVSKEMSVIQSSIVVLVSFTCMQIIYFLIIRSNYIKRICTKIYL, encoded by the coding sequence ATGACTTTTCGACAGCTCGCATTTAATAATGTTATACGGAATCAACGAATATATCTTGGTCATTTTTTTAGTAGCACATTTGCTGTAATGATTTTTTTCACCTATGGACTACTTATCTTTCATCCGAACCTACAAGGCGAGCTGACTAATGCAAGCACCATCATGAGTACATTTGGGAAAATAGGCTTCCTATTATCGTATTACTTAATCTTTCTTTTCTCTTTCTTTTTGATTTTCTATTCTGTTAGTGCATTTTTAAAAAATAGAAAAAAAGAGTTTGGATTATTAATGTTACATGGAATGTCTTATAAGCAGCTTCATCAATTAATTTTTCTCGAAAACATGCTGATTGGAATCCCTTCTATACTAGCAGGCATCGGGCTTGGGATGGTTTTTTCTAAATTAGTTTTACTAATTAGTGGCTCCTTATTGGCAACAAAGCATACTTTAGCATTTTACTTCCCATTAAAGTCTATGGGGATAACAGCTATTTCCTTTTTTGTTTTATTTCTACTCATTTCATTGTTTACATCAAAAATGGTGAAAATGAATGTGCTTGTAGAACTCATTAAATCAGAGGAAAAACCAAAACCTGCACCCAAAGTGTCCGTTTGGATATCCTTTTTGGCAATTATCTTAATTGGAACAGGTTACTTTTTCGTCCACCACAGTATCGTCGCGTTGGATTACATGAGTTGGAATCAATTATTCCTACTCGTAGGAGTAGGTGTCTTATTAATTGTATGTGGAACCTATTTTTTCTTTACTCAATTGTGTGTATATGTGTTATCCGCTTTAAAAAATAGAGAAGCTACATTCTTTAAAAGAATTAATCTACTTGTTATTTCAGAATTGATGTATCGAATGAAAGATAATGCGAGAACGTTCTTTATCGTTACAATTATATCAGCAGTATCTTTTACAGCAATTGGAGTTTGTACGGCTATCGCAAATCCTGAATTGGCAAAACATGAGACCCCATATGCATTTACCTATCAATCGGATAAGGGGAATACACTAGAAGAATCCCATATTGAAGAGATAAAAAAACAATTAAAAGAATCTGGATTTTCTTATAAACTTGTAGCAACAAAATTTAAAAGGGCACAAAATGGGCCGAGTTTAATTAATCTTTCTACGTATAATGAATACGCTAAAAAATTAGGGTATGAAATAGAGAAATTAACAAATGAAAATGAAAGTATCATTATAATATCACAGAAAAATCAAAAAACTGCAGAGTATCTAAATCCTTTTGAATTAAAATATGGTGAACTAGAAGTATCACTTTCTGTTCAAAAAACAGTTTATATCCCAGAATTAACGACTACATTGGAAAGCCCTTATATTGTCTCTGATGCTGTTTACAATAAGGTCCTAAATGTTCAACAAGAAGGCGTACTCCGAGATTACACCATATACGGTTTTATCGTTAAAAATTGGCCTGAAACAACTGCAATTTCTACAAAACTTATGAAGTTCATTGGTACGAGTCAAGATGATTATTATACCTTTTCATCTTTGAATTTAAAATGGCTTGAACTGAAACAACAAAACGGATTATTTTCTATTACAAGTGTATTGGTGGGAATTTTATTTTTCGTATTTACACTAAGTTTTTTATATTTTCGTCTATTTACTGATCTAGAACGTGATCAAGAGCAATATCAAATGATTTCAAAATTAGGTTTAAGCCAAAAAGAGTTAAAGCAAATTGTGACAAAACAAATGATGATTCTATTTTTCTTACCGATTGTAGTGGCTATGGTTCACAGCAGTTTTGCATTTCTAACTTTTCACCAATTAGGACAAAGAGTAAGTAAGGAAATGTCCGTTATTCAAAGTTCAATTGTTGTATTAGTAAGCTTTACTTGTATGCAAATTATTTACTTCCTTATTATTAGAAGTAACTATATAAAACGCATATGTACAAAAATATATTTATAA
- a CDS encoding YrdB family protein, producing the protein MEIKWIGVSVLTGFFLLELGAMAAFSYWGYHIKTGAAVKIILAVATPLVIATLWGMFLSPKASLPIFSFPIRTTLKLVVFIVASAALYASGQSAFAVTFLTVSLLIVAAVFILKLHKVNM; encoded by the coding sequence ATGGAAATAAAATGGATAGGTGTTAGCGTCCTCACCGGATTCTTTCTACTGGAGCTTGGTGCAATGGCTGCGTTCAGTTACTGGGGTTATCATATCAAGACAGGGGCAGCGGTCAAAATTATACTCGCGGTTGCCACGCCACTAGTCATAGCCACTCTATGGGGGATGTTTCTCTCCCCGAAGGCGTCGCTCCCCATCTTCTCCTTCCCCATTCGAACTACGCTTAAGCTGGTTGTGTTCATTGTTGCTTCCGCAGCTTTGTACGCAAGTGGGCAAAGCGCGTTCGCAGTTACTTTTCTGACGGTGTCCCTTCTTATCGTGGCAGCAGTCTTCATCTTGAAGCTTCATAAAGTAAATATGTGA